Below is a window of Impatiens glandulifera chromosome 2, dImpGla2.1, whole genome shotgun sequence DNA.
ATACGAGAAGGAGTTAATGTCCTTGACTTTTATTGTAGAGAAATGGAATTCTTATCTCAGGTACAAGCAATTCATTATAAAGACAGACCATGAAGCCCTCAAATACCTGTTAAAATAGAGAGTACAGACCCCGACCCAAGAGAATGACTTTATAAATTAGTGGGATACAATTTTGTGGTGCAATATAAAAAGGAGAAAGAGAACCTAGTAGCAGATGCATTGTTTAGACGGGTAACAAGAGTCCAATTTGTAGGGGTCTCCATATATCACACTACTATTCCAAAACAGATTCATGAAGCCTATGAAGGTGATTCCAATTTAGCCAAAATCATTTGAGAAATTCGTGTTAATGTTGACACTCACCCGTAATATTTGTATATGATGATGAGATGATGAGATGATGAGAAAAAAGGATCGGCTAGTAGTGAAATAAACAATAAACTCAGAACCACTCTAATTGCAGCAATGCATTTGGGAGAAGAGGGGGGCCATTCGGGAACATTGGTAACCTAAAAGAAGATGCATATGGTCTACTCCTAACCTAGGATGTTGAAGGATATTAAAGAATTCATTTGGACCTGCGAAGTGtgctagaaaaataaaataagacaaTTCAGCATATAAATGTATGATATAACACTTAGCAATCCCCAATTGGTTTTGAGAACCGGTCTCAATGGATTTCATATAAAGGTATGATATAGCACTTAGCTGACCAAAGTCAATAGGAAAAAGTGTTATATTTGTGATAAtacataaactataaaaatgtCCCATTTTATGAGTGTACAACATCCTTCACCGCCCGGACAGTTGCTAAAACCTTCATGGCAAACATTTCAAAGCTCCATGAAATGCCAACAAACATCATCAGCGATTAAGACAAGGTGTTCTTGAGCACCTTCTAGCGGAAATTCTTGAGGATGCAAGAAGTTCAGCAAGCCCTGTCCACATCTTATCACCCCCATACGGATGACCAGACCAAGATTGTCAGCAAGTGCCTGGTGAGTTATCTATGATGCATGGCCGACCAAACTCCAAAAGATTTGGTGCACTGGTTGCCTTTGGCTAAATGGTGGTACAACACCGATTTCCATAAAACCATACAAACAACCCCTTTTGAAGTAATATACAGATACTCTCCCTTGTCCACACACCATATGTTACATGAGACTTTAGAGTGGAAGAGGTGGATATGTCATTGGCAGCAAGGGAAGCCTCACTTCAACTCCTAAAATTCCATTTGCAAAAAGTCTACCATATGAAGCAGTTGTAGGacaaaaagggaaaaaagtTCACTTTGGAAGTAGGAAGCTGGACATTGGTGAAACTACAACCATATAGACAACGCTCAGTCCAAAAGCTATTCCACAAGCTCTCACCCCAAGTATTTTGAGCCCTTCCAAGTACTGGAAAGAATTGGGGAAGTAGCCTACAAGCTGGAACTCGTAGCCAACACCAAGATACACAATGTCTTCCATGTTTCGCAATTGAAGACTTCCAAGGGATCCCTTCTTCCATGGAAGAGATTCCCAACTTAGTGCACAACCTAATAGGACATACAATATTGTGGGTGAACAAGACATCATGGTGCATGGAAAAAAGAAAAGTCAACTACTAATCAATTGAGATGGGGCACAAATAGAAGACCAGACATGGGAGGATGCTCAAGTAACAATCATTTAATGCCCGGAGAAGCTGGCAACAAGGAGGCAAACCAGGCCAAAGTCTCTTTGTCGAGGACGACAAACTTTTGATGGGGTAGATAATCTTACAATCCCCGAATAGAGCCAACACCTTCTAATGTCTAATTGAGTACTTGGACTAGATATTGTTATGGTGTttctattttctcttttataactttgttttgattctattttatgttattcacaaaattaatttttattaattctctAGAAGCTGTTGTAAAAATTGTAACTGGATATTCTAGGGGAATTCATGTGTTATATATGCCGAACTCACTTCTCCAATTGGGCATATATGAAAAGTTTTATTAAAGTTCATAATCTCAATTGTATTTTCTGATTCGTCTCTTTGTCTTGGACTATTAggtatatattaaaagtatttttttctcatttttgtttATTCTTCTCATATAATCTCGAAATCTTCTTCTCATAACTCTTCCGCTACACTTTGATCATAGATTTCTCACTCAGTCCTTGAGATCAAGAACTCTTAACCctacttataaatttaagtCGTAACAGAATGATGCCGATTAAATTGTTATCAACCACGTTAAATATAGTGAGGCGGCTGAGACACCCAATATCAGAGGAAATTTGACCGGTGAGGCGGTTACCAATTAGGTCGAGTATACGATTGGACTAGAGTTGCTTCTCCAGTCCATCATTCTCTGAGTTTAATAAAGTATGGAGGATGAGGGATTCGTATGGATATGTTCCTCTCATCGAAGCTAATACAATTTCagttgataataataaaatattttatattaacataatttcaGTTGAGTTAGTCTATCGTTTTTAATATCAATAGACATCTAGTTTTTGAATGCCAactagataataataatataaaatcctAGTAATCAATTCCACGTGTCAAAAATTAagtctattaattaatttattttcgttgacatgataaatttaatacattttttcaagtttttatatataaaaataaaatttacaccttaaataacaaatttgacATCTATTCAACTTTGTgtataaaattgacattaatttcaatatttatttttcacattttatccGTACTTAAAGTGTAATATAATCGTTATTCGCCATTAAATGCATTACTCTTCTTAttgttatttgttatttattttcgaAAACTAACTTCATATGGACAAAAATGTTACTGACATTCTTATAATCAGTTCCACCCTTGgctatttgattttttattttgtatagaaCTAAACTCTAGTGATCCCAATAAAAATAtgctttaatttttctattttaagagtatgaaaaacaaaatcatatatatttgtgCAAAATATTAACAAGTTATAAGACTTATATAGAGTTTTCTTTGTCTCATTATAatcaacaatttaattataatccAATTAAGAGAGTCTAGAGTTACTTTATAGTATAACGTCTATGGCTCTAAATGCTTACGTaagttataagttttttttttttaaatgtgaaaCCTGATAAATAAAGCTGCAAGTGCAATAGACAAAAATATTATCCAAATATGTTAGATGAGAAATCGATGAGGCCAAATGTCCAAATATCCAATAAATGCCCAACAAATGGGAAGAATCAAATAAACCAATGTtgcaaatatcattttatacatCCTAATACTTTAAAGAAGATCTATCAATTTGCTCAATTTTGAGATCATTTACTAATCCGACTCAAGTAAAAGAGATACACTTAAAATGAGATATAACATTTGTTGTCTAACTAAATGATGTGCCTAAATAGCACAATAATGtgaaaacaacatttttttaaagcaatacatttattcaatattatataagattatCTCAAACCCAAAAACTCGTTCTTAAACCCAAAATGCCGTCACATATGTgacaaacagtaattcatcttcaacccaaaaactcatttccaaactcaaaatatattatttaatattcatttcttacactaattttttatcttattaatattatctatatatttattaactttacatatttaatctcaatattttctcattcatttaataaaactaagataaaatcaattatatatcaataattcataaacaacaaaataattgaataatagatttaaataaataaacattattaataaaatgaaatactTAATCcgttttaaaaaacattattaaaacaaatattattaataaattatagaatataaaataaattagataaaaaatttaatataatattataatttttttatcttaaaagtaaaaaaaaaacaagttgaAGTCTAAGGTCCATTTTTGATAAATGGTCaaaatgttatttgaaaatttagaaaaaaatttagcTCTAAGTCTTGTAATTTATAGGCTAAAGCGAATggcaatattattttaatttaccgGTTTAGATTGAAGTTTATTCTATCGAGGAGGtatgtttaatttcaattttatagttatttggTTTTGTAAGAATCTATTTTATTCAACCAtttctttaatttcaaattcGGAGAggaatacaaaaaataaaatttcattttttttttttaacaaagaatttataattcttatccgattgaaataaatgttatattaatttttattgaaagatTAGTCAGCTAGATTTTAAATCTAGCTCCGATGATTCTACCTACCAGACCAGGCATAAAAAAAGGAATCaattacataatttatcataaaggaatcaattacataatttatcataaaaaaaacttcaaatatataatcttattgTTCAAATATACACGAGTCAAAATAggtttattaattcaaataacccaaaatgaaacaaaaacatAACTTGATGGTACCAACATTTACAAATTACATTACTTTTGGAAACAGAAGATTTGGAGAGAAGGAAACTGCACACACTGAGACCTCAGAGACAGTAGACATGAAACAAAGAGAGAGACATGAATCAATTCATGAGACAACTAATTATGGTGTAAAATCAGGAGGAGGAGGTGTGCCCGGATGAAGCAAACTATCCTCACAAACCTCATGACTCATCTCTTCAACCGGTCCAGCTAGCCCATTTCCAATCTCATCCTCCCTGTTCATGTTGTTCATATCATGAATATTCTCAATCATGCGAGCCACCTTCTCCATCTTCGGCCTCTCATCTGCTACTTCGTGCGTACACTGCTTTGCTATCTGCAGCAGACAAACCAtgctcatcttcttcttctcatcatatTGAATCATCACTCTTGAATCCAAAATCTCATCATCATTCGCCCCTCCTTCTGCAGTGACAGATGATTGCATTTCCTGCACAAGATTCCTATCATCCGCGGACTTTCCAGTCAAGAGTTCCAGTAGGAGAACGCCGAATGCATAAACATCGCTTTTAATATTGGTGGCCACAGTTGTTGTTGTTTCAGGGCCATAATAGCTTGTTGGCGGAGTGGCGGTTAGGCCGAAGTCCGCCACATAGGCGTCAAGGGCAACAGGGTATTCCCCATGGAGAAGAATGTTTGAGGATTTGATGTTCCCGTGAACCAGTTTCTTCTCCTTGTGCAGGTGGGCTAATCCTCTCGCTGCGCCCAATGCTATTCTCTTACGGCTCTCCCAATCCAAATCAAACCCATTACCGTGAAGACAATCATACAAACTACCGCCAGGAATGAAATCGTAGATCATCAAATATTCTTCTTTGTAAATACAATATCCTCTCAGAGGCATCACGTTGTCATGCCTAATCTTTCCCAGGAATTCCATTTTATCGGCAAAATCTAGCTCGCCGGAGACTACCGCCTCCGGATCCATGAGGTTCTTGACCACCAACACTCTGTCTGTCACTAACAACTCCACCTTGTACGACGTCCCAATCTTACCCTTTGCCAACCGCGGATCCATCACCGACGCCGACATAACGTCTGCCGCTGTAAGTCCCTTAGCCCATGACGAACCACTCCGGTGATTATTCtctacaaaacaaaattacgAAAATATGTAATCCGGCCAGCCTCTAGTTGCGCAGAGAGTGCCATATATATGTTATGTAGGCCATCCTACCTGGAAAGATAACCAGTTTGTTCTTTCCTTCAAAGCCCATTGATCCCTGCAGGTCCCTGGTCGACGGAGGAGGAAGCTGTTTCCTTCGAACTGGGCATAAGAGgattataataaaaagtaaaaggTATAGAGCACCTCCTCCGGGCATTGCAATTTTGGCGAGTGTCGGAATCGGTTGAGGGGTTAAAGGAGAGCAGTATTCACTGATAGAGAAATAAGACTGATTTATCTTGTAAATGCACGGCGAAGATAGAGGCTCGCCACACAGAAGAGGGTTTCCGGCGAACGCCTCCAAGGGTAACTTGGAAAGGGTTGTGGGAACGGACCCAGTGATGTTGTTGTTTGCCACGCTGAAATTAACCGATCTAAGGAAGTGAAGTCCTGGAAGATTACCTGTAAACCTATTGTTTTCAAGACGTAATCGTTTGAGAAGGGGCATATCTTGGATGGCGCAAGGAATATTGCCGGAAAATCTGTTTGCTGAGATATCTAACGTTTGTAAGTTCGTTAACTTAGTGATGACAAGAGGGAAATGACCAGAAAAGGTGTTGTTATGAAGGTTTAGGGACCGGAGCAGGGTTAGGTTTGAAAAGTCCGATGGAAGTTGGCCTGAGAACTTATTAAACCGGAGACTGAGTTCTCGAAGTTTAGTCAATAAACCTGTtggaataattatatatgaagtAGTGTTTTTCTATTAGCAGCTAACACccataaacaaaaacaaaatatacctaccGATTGTATTTTCTGGGATCTGACCAATGAAAGCTTTTCCGGGGAGGCGGAGATATTTGACGCGATTATTGTTGTCGCAGGTGACTCCAGGCCAAGAACATGCGGTAGATGTGTTAGGATTCCAATTAAGTTCTTCCATTTTCATCGACTTTTGGAAGAGAATGTTAAGGGCGATCTTTTCCTTGTCCGGCGACGTATCGGCGGAGTGAACTACGTGGTGATTTTGTAGCAGAGACATCCATGTTATTGTGAATAACACAGCTCGATGATAATAAACAACTCTCCGCTTTGCTGCCATTGAATTCGATCAGCTAGACGTGGACGTCGAGGatgactctctctctcttactcatatatatatatatatatatatatatatatatatatatatatatatatatatatatatgaaaatagcTAAATTTATTTAGGAGAAAgtaataattatgattaaagaaGATGATCATCATGAGCAGCTGGAAGTGAGTGAACGAAAAAGCTATAAATACTTAAATGTCCTATGATACAAGATTATAATccttatttaacaaataatgatgagttataattttgaatagataaatatttttttataaaatattttaaaatataataataaaatattttagtattttagttaagaaattaagaaatttaatgaatataataagattcaggtaatattttttttaagttataattagaaataattaaaagaaaattaggtCTAACTATGATTAAGTATGGATAtcattttgatgatgatgacaaATACAAAGTcaagtttgaattttattttatttttttattttttttaagaataatgtcaattttatcatgATAAAGGAATATTAATGtatactagcatttagcccgtgcatttgcacgagtaataatataaaaaatcgtgaaaaaaaattacgaataacatttttaattttatttttagccgttttaagtttataggtggTTCAATtcagtatccatttactcaacatcattatatattagttagttttaaaaaatgaatttatattaatgttaaaacgtcccgggtttttcaaatttggtgttgaatttaaaatataaagtcttagtagcttAGTTGGTAAAGGTTGTACAGTGATATGAGCGGACAGAAATTAGTTTAGTGATATATGTGAATATTCCGTTATAATTCgataataaaattgacattcttcttttctttttgttagGAGAAAGAATGATCCTcgattattttaataagataaatataattttaataaatatatttaaaatgtattaattataataataattaaaaataataaagttttttattttatttttgttaatgaattaatattaaattagtgaGGAATGAATGAGAGTTATTTAAGTTCTTCTTAATCAGTCTGTAAATCCATATATAAATCCATATAATTATGACTAAATTATATAGTCTCTTTTTACATAACTCATTTATAACTGAATTTAGAGTAAGGTATTTGTGGTCTTTATAACACTATATgctaataaaaaattgtgactctattattattattttgagttgCATTTTCACATCACATGAAGAGCACTCTAAAaagtttgtataaaaaataatctataatcATTAAAGTTCTTCACTAATGCTTTTGCTTATGCCTTAATTTctctttaacatattttatataataagtattttactataaaattcattaaagttcTTCACTATGCTTTTGCTTATgccttaatttttctttaacatattttatataacaagAATAAagcttatttattttactataaaattccaatcaattttataaaagtttggAACACTTCCAGTAGACATATATCCAGTAGAcatgtttatgtattttaaatcaGGTTCAAAATTATAGATGGAGTGCAGGACAGAAAATATCTATTCGAGTtcgtaataaaaaaaattaacctatAATCTAATTCTATCAATCAATTAACCTGaaattagtaataaaaaaatataatattagatgattaaatctttcttatataataatcaataattaaacttaaaaatgtcaaatttttatatttttataaatgaataatgaattaattataaatacattaaaactaattagagtgatttaaatagtaaaaataaatgtgtACATCAAAGAACACGAGTTCAATTCTGATTAGAATATAGGACACATTCAATTGAAGAATGAGACGTTAAACATGGATTTCGACCTATTTTGGAGTGAGGAATGGGTATTATAAATCTTGTTTAGATTTTATTTCTccataaattatttgttaagtgaatatttttttagtttggaacTAATGAAAAGAATACTGTTTATAAAGagaagtttattttttttgtgttaataaaaattttgagcTTAATTGTTTACTTTATaatacaaaacaaaatgattCACTATTCCATGACActaacttattttatatttgttaaaaaactaataattttaattgggactaagttaaaattatattaagtaAATGGATCACTTcaattatattatagttttttttctttttgaattttataaagtagGACAAGACTCTTTTTTGACTTAGGTTCTAGTTAATTAATAGTAAAAATGAAGTTCTTCGTTACAaacttaactaattaataataagtattaaataaatttaatagaacattaatatatatttctcgTATAGAGGAGTGATAGCTCATATATGGTAGACCACTAGAAGCAGGGTTGGCCCTGAGAAGTCTAGAGAATTTGGGGCcttatgcaaatttaaattttgggcccctaaaatagtaaaaaaaaaaattaattttaattaataaaataaaatataaataattaatatattataatacgagactaaaaaggagataaaaaagtttaatattaaaggaaaaaaaagagaaaaatataatattaataatataatattattaaatataaaaaaatggggaCCCTATAAAAGTGGGGACCTATGAAACTGCATTAATTGCCTTACCCAGGGCCGGACCCTGACTAAAAAACAAGGTGTAAGAATATCAGCCGAGAAAGCCGGCAACCACTCACCTATGTGTATATGGCTAGGGCATCCAAGGCCAAATTTGAGCCAAATTGAACCAGTGTAGACCGACACAACTAACCTATAAGCCAACTTTAATGGCAAATCTAAtcatcaattataaaaaaaaaatgttaatattgtatattttatttctctttaaatatttgttaaataattttcttattatctctattactttttaatatataatattccaTTTGTTCACATTGAATTTatcgttttttatttttacaatttgaaTTATACTCTGTTTTTAGGTTGTTTGTTATTATTGGTGATTATTTTTGGAATGTGTGGTAAttccctttatatatatatatatatatatatatatatatatatataaaagttgttaaatttaggattctttatttcttttttaataaaaaaaattatttaaattaatattttattttgagacaCTTTTacctgtaattttttattttatttttttcaattgtaagagttttttttattaatttaattatatgtagAGGGTGAGTTATCACTTGACAAAAAAAACTACGTTATACTTATCAACTAACGGGCAAGGACGATTATCACTACCGatcaaaaaatttattagaGATTTTTCAATCATCATTTAATTGATTTGTTAGACTTGTTTTACTCATTCACTCATCGTTATTGAAATCACACTTATGAACTTTATAGAATATTAGATATtctttattgaaattttaatttatcatattatttaatatctaaatttttaattaattatttttatttgtaaatattattttatagatataattccttatttgaattaataaaaattaattctaaaaattagataaattaaaaaaaaaattttaatccaACTAGTGGggcaataatttaaaatattattttatattatttatgaaacaaTTGAAAAAACTAACCCATAAGAAAAAGGTTGAATataactattcaaaataaaGATTTACTGCATTATcttgtaaaattattaattatttagttcttattatttattaacaatagataaaaaaaaatatatatatatattaattttataatattaataaaagtataatatttaaaattaagaataataaaacttattaagATGTTTTTGgtaactataaaattataatttcaattatttggtTGGATGGACAGTTGAagattaagaattgaaattaatttttttattaaatttaaactaatataatattaagattaagaattaaaattaaattttttattaaattctgattttataatttttaattctacCCTTTagtttagaattttaatttttatattcactttatctatattttaaaattaaatattttattattttattctttacaACCCTTTAttcgatattttttttatataaaaagtttaaatgtataataaaatatatatatatatatatatatatatatatatatatatatatatatatatatatatataaatttagaaaataaagtgtcaaattaatattttgtttgtttaaatttatgaaGATAATTacctgatatttttttttttgaatttagcaaattaaatattaaattgataatttttttcttaataaaaatttatcctatacacacaaatatatatatatatatatattaaatcgaACAATTGAACTCTCTAACATCCGTCAATTCAATCtcttaataatgtaaataatatattttaaaattatttttcttatgctatttttgaaatataaaataataaattacaattatataattttttcataaaataaaattattatttaaatttaaattccaaAATCCAATTCCACCCATTCAATTTTATCCTCATATTTGTAACTCATCTGatattttctcattttcaaaattacaatccaactaaattttttaaaaactattttgacATTGCAACTTGTATAATCTTCTTATATTTGTCACTCATGGGCGGAAGTGTTTATCTGTGGTAATGTTTTGCCACCCAATCGAATATGAACTACATTTGCCACCCAATCGAATATGAACTACATTTGGACATTTGGGCATAAGCCCAGTCCTCAATATATATACCTAATTTTTTATAGGGAGTATTGGGTCATTAGGCTTAACTATGtgacttataaatatataattttaattaaaattttattaacgaACACAAAATATGAGATAAATGACAATTTAAAACttttgttgaaattttttatcGAATTTAAGTCTATCCTAGTTTGTTGTAAGAAGTATAGTTACAtcattttgttatatttaatattttaacttggTTAATCTAAGAAGAATGATTTAacatgtaattttatttatttaatataactcaTCACCAACCTATCCTCTTGAATACCGCATCTCCGATTCTATCTCcaccttatttatatatatatatatatatatatatatatatatatattttatcaatgtCACTTTCTTTTTTCCTTATCTCTTTCTCTTCAAACTCCACTACAACAATCACATCATTAAGAGCTTTGTAAAAGTCAGTAATAAGCATATTGTCAATcgaaactaattaattaaatacattattGGAAACAGGGTTCAAAAgcttttcaatcttcttcttaATTCTTATTGTCAGGATTTTAAAATCTCTACAGCAACTTTCCACTTAAAATATTCAACGAATGCACCACCTAATTGTTGTTTGATAAAACTAAGCATAAACTCTACGTTGTTCTTGTTTCCTTTGTCTTAGGATGGTAAACAACTTACAACATGACACTCTCCTCTAAACGCCTCTTTTTGATCTTCCTACGGGCATGCGCGAGAATCAcgcttcttcttattattagaCTTGGTGAGTTTTCCATCAAGTTCCTGTGGCCTTCCTCTGTAAGAACGATCGCAGAAGAACTTCCTTTCTTTGTGAACACGATTGGCGAGGTTCTTCATATCAATCTCCCCGTAGACGGCGACGATGAAGAGATTATCTCCCCATTCTGATCATCATCATGTAACGCAGGCATAACTCAAACATAACGCAGACATGCTGAAAAATGATTTGTTCAAATTCTCATATATGGCAGCTTCTACCAGTTAATCTCCTACAAAGTTATATCTTTAGTCCGTTCCATAGTTTTCAATGAGGGGGTTGCTTCGTAGTGAATAGTTACCTCCTTTACTAGTGGTTTCCCGTCATAGGTTTCCACGTAAATATTGTGTTATTGATGTGTTTTCTTAATTGACACTtcgtttttctttattttgattagTCTTAGATCCATATCTTGTTTTTCAACAATTGGTATAAGAGCTTtgagcttatttatttatttattttgagacTATATTTATTCTTGAAGATGTCGAGTATAAAGTATGATATTACGTTTTTAGATCGCAACACTAAGTTTTTTTCATGGCATGTAAAAATGCGAGCTATTCTCGCTCAGATTAATTTGGAAGAAACTTTATTAGGGTTTGATAAGATGCTCAGTTCATGGACAATAGACGAGAAAAAGAGAAAGGATCGTAAGACTTTGTCTCAAATACATTTACATATGTCAAACAATATTCTATAGGATGTTCTGAAAGAGACTAGTGTTGTTGGGTTATGACTGAAGCTAAAACAtatatgtatgaaaaaaattCTTACTAGTAAGCTACA
It encodes the following:
- the LOC124924751 gene encoding probable inactive receptor kinase At2g26730, which codes for MAAKRRVVYYHRAVLFTITWMSLLQNHHVVHSADTSPDKEKIALNILFQKSMKMEELNWNPNTSTACSWPGVTCDNNNRVKYLRLPGKAFIGQIPENTIGLLTKLRELSLRFNKFSGQLPSDFSNLTLLRSLNLHNNTFSGHFPLVITKLTNLQTLDISANRFSGNIPCAIQDMPLLKRLRLENNRFTGNLPGLHFLRSVNFSVANNNITGSVPTTLSKLPLEAFAGNPLLCGEPLSSPCIYKINQSYFSISEYCSPLTPQPIPTLAKIAMPGGGALYLLLFIIILLCPVRRKQLPPPSTRDLQGSMGFEGKNKLVIFPENNHRSGSSWAKGLTAADVMSASVMDPRLAKGKIGTSYKVELLVTDRVLVVKNLMDPEAVVSGELDFADKMEFLGKIRHDNVMPLRGYCIYKEEYLMIYDFIPGGSLYDCLHGNGFDLDWESRKRIALGAARGLAHLHKEKKLVHGNIKSSNILLHGEYPVALDAYVADFGLTATPPTSYYGPETTTTVATNIKSDVYAFGVLLLELLTGKSADDRNLVQEMQSSVTAEGGANDDEILDSRVMIQYDEKKKMSMVCLLQIAKQCTHEVADERPKMEKVARMIENIHDMNNMNREDEIGNGLAGPVEEMSHEVCEDSLLHPGTPPPPDFTP